From the Sulfuriferula nivalis genome, the window TATCGAGGCCATTGATGCAGAATTTGATGATGCACATAATCGCCAGGCATAAAAAAAGCAGACCATAAAGATCTGCTTTTTTAATACCAACTGTAAATTAAACAGTTTTAACTTTACGTGCTGGCAACTTTTCTTTGATACGTGCAGATTTACCTGAACGATCACGCAAGTAGTACAGTTTAGCGCGACGAACATCACCACGACGCTTAACTTCTACAGTTGCGATAAGTGGTGAATAAGTTTGGAATGTACGTTCCACACCTTCACCAGCTGAAATCTTACGTACGGTGAATGCGGAGTTCAAGCCACGGTTACGCTTAGCGATAACCACACCTTCATAAGCCTGCAAACGCTCACGTGTACCTTCTTTAACTTTTACACTAACGATAACGGTATCGCCAGGTGCAAACTCAGGAATAACCTTTGCCAAACGGGCAATTTCTTCCTGTTCCAATTGTTGTATCAAATTCATCGCGTACTCCTAAAATTAAATTGAGGTCTTAGACCTTACTGCACGGAGCAAGCCGCCGCTTGACGTACAGGGTTTGTTGTTACCAGATTAAACTAATCTGGTGTATTTTCTTGCTGGCCTAACGCCAACAAGTCAATTTCTGCCTGGCTGATACCCCGCCTTGCTAATAAATCTGGGCGACTTTTTTGTGTCGCCAACAATGACTGCTGCAATCGCCAGCGCTGTATCTTGGCATGATTACCGCCGAGTAACACAGCTGGCACAGACACGCCTTTATACACTTCTGGTCGCGTATAATGCGGATAATCAAGCAATCCATTCACGAATGAATCTTGTATCGCAGAATCCGCATCACCTAATACACCAGGCAGTTGCCGCACTATCGCATCAATAACGACCATCGCAGCTAATTCACCACCCGACAGCACATAATCGCCGATGGAAATCGCCTCATCTACCCGGCTATCGAGTAAACGCTGATCTACACCTTCGTAACGCCCAGCCAGAAAAATCAGACCTGGACGTGCCGCTAATTCCATCACCAATGCATGGTCTAAGGTACGACCCTGCGGCGATAAATAAATCACATGTGGCTCAACACCACACTCACGCTGCCGAGCTTCTGCGGCATCCAGAGCAGCATCTAACGGCTCTGCCAACATCACCATACCTGGACCACCACCATATGGCCTGTCGTCCACTGTGCGATGATTATCACTGGTAAAATCTCGCGGATTCCACACTTGCAGATGAGCATGTTGCCGTGCAAATGCTCGGCTACTGATACCGAATTCACTAATCGCCGCAAACATTTGTGGGAATAAACTCACCACATCAATTTGCAAAGGCATTAGTAATCCAGCTCCCAATCCACAGTAATCAATTTCGTAGCCAAGTCTACTTGTTGCACAACTTTACCTACAAAAGGGATTAAATATTCACGCACGCCCTGCACAACCATCACATCATGCGCACCAGCTTCAAGCAACTGCACAACTTCTCCAAATGCCTCGCCACGTAAATTAACTACGGACAAACCAATCAAATCAGTCCAGTAATACTCATTTTCTGCTGGTTCAGGCAATGAATCAGCTGGAACAGCTATTTCACAGCCTTTTAAAGCTAGCGCCTGATCTCGATCACTAACACCTACCAATTCAGCAACTAGACTATTAGTATGCAATTTAGCATTGGCAACTTGATATAGCTGCCAGTCATTGCCTCGTTTAACATACCATTCAGCGTAATCAGCCAATGTATCTGCATTTTCGGTGAAAGTCTGAATTTTCATCCAGCCCTTAACACCATATGGGATCGCTACGCGCCCCATAATCACCAAGTTATCCAGCGACTTTTGCACTTTCAGTCTTAACTAATTTAGCAACTGCATCGCTAATTTGTGCGCCCTGAGAAACCCAATGAGCAACACGCTCCAAACTCAAACGCAAACCTTCTACACCTTCTTTAGCCAGCGGATTGTAAAAACCAACGCGCTCAATGAAGCGGCCATCACGACGATTGCGTGAATCAGCAACAACTACATTATAGAAAGGGCGGTTTTTCGCGCCACCACGTGCAAGACGAATAATAACCATCGTGAGTGCCTAACCAATTGAATTAAAAGAGCGCGATTATATGATAAAACGGCTTGCTTGACAAGTTAGCCATGAAGCTTATCCTCAAATGCAACATAATAAATATTTTTGACCATTACCGTCTCATCCCTTATCCTTAGACCTCTTATCTCTTTGTATTATTACCACCATGTCAGTTAGCATTAAATCCCCCGCAGATATTGAAAAAATGCGTGTTGCAGGTCGCCTTGGTTCAGAGGTGCTTGATTTTATTACACCCTATGTCGTTCCAGGTGTTACCACTGACCAGCTGGATAAGCTATGCCATGACTATATGGTAGACGTACAGCATACTATTCCTGCACCATTAAACTATGCGCCTGGTGGCCATACGCCTTATCCTAAATCGATTTGCACCTCTATCAATCAACAAATTTGCCACGGCGTGCCAGGTGACAAGCAGCTTAAAGATGGAGACATCGTCAATATTGACGTGACCGTGATTAAAGATGGCTGGCATGGTGATACCAGCCGTATGTTTTATGTAGGTGAACCAGTCGCCTATGCCAAACGTTTGTGTGAAATCACTTACCAAGCTATGTGGCACGGCATTGCAATGGTGCGGCCAGGAGCAACTTTAGGCGACATCGGTCAAACCATACAAAAATTTGCTGAAGGACAAGGATACAGCGTAGTACGTGAATTTTGTGGACATGGTATCGGTCAGAAATTTCATGAAGAACCACAAGTATTACATTATGGTCGTGCAGGCACAGGTCTGAAACTAGCACCAGGTATGATATTTACCATAGAACCTATGATTAACGCAGGCAAACGCGATATTCGCCAACTGAATGATGGCTGGACTATAGTCACTAAAGATCGCAGTCTGTCAGCGCAATGGGAACACACGGTTTTAGTCACAGAAACTGGTTATGAAGTATTGACCGTTTCTGCTGGCACACCACCCACACCCGATTTCGTCAAATAATCTATGCCCGCCACGATCACCACACTTGTTCCCAAGTGGCGGAAACGACTTATCGCTGGGCGCGACCACATCAAGCAACTGTTCTTCAAGGGCAAGCATACTCACGCAATATTAACACTCAATAAACAGCTCATAGATGTTCTGCTAATTGAAATCTGGCAAACACTGAATCTGCCTGAGAAAGCTGCACTCATCGCGGTTGGCGGATATGGTCGTGGTGAGCTATATCCTTACTCTGATGTCGATTTACTTATTTTATTAGATCATCCTGCGAAGCCCGCAGAAGAGCAAGCCCTGACACAACTTATTGGGATATTTTGGGATATTGGTCTGGAGGTAGGCACAAGCGTACGCACTCTGGATGAATGCATAGTCGCCGCAAAGGACGACATTACCATTCTGACCAATCTGCTTGAGTCTCGCTTCCTTGCTGGCAATCACGTCACCTTCACACACTTCAAACAACAGTATCAACAACTATTTGATCCACGCAGTTTCTTTGAAGGGAAATTGCTCGAGCAAAATCAGCGTCACGCACGCTACAATGACAGCGCCTATCAACTTGAACCCAATATCAAAGAAAGTCCCGGCGGCTTAAGGGATTTGCATAATTTACGCTGGTTAGCGATTGCCGCAGGAATTGGCAGCAAATGGACAGATTTGGTACATGCAGGTTTGCTCAGCCATACTGAACTACGTCAAATTCAAAATCTTGCCCGTTTTTTAGCCGAGTTGAGAGTACGCTTACATTATTTAGCAGGTCGACGTGAAGATCGACTCCTGTTTGATTTTCAGCATAGTTTAGCTGGGCAATACCAGATAGTCTCGACTAGCACCCGACGTGCCAGCGAATTGCTAATGCAGCGCTATTACCGCAATGTTAAAGCCTTGGCTCAACTGCGTGACATTTTATTGCCTAATTTACGCGCGTGCATCGTTGCCAGCCCACCCAACAGCACCCCACTGAATCCCCGCTTCAACAATAACAATCAACTACTTTGCGCAGTTGACCAATCCGTATTTGAACGTGACCCAAGCGCTATTTTCGAGTGCTTTTTGTTACTCGAACATCACCACGAACTCAGGGGAATGAGCGCGCCTACCTTGCGCAGCCTTTGGCGCGCAAGCAAGCATATTAATGATGCATTTCGTCGCAATCCAGTACATCAAGCGCAATTCATGGAGATACTGCGTTCCCCATCAGGCGTTACACGCGCCCTACGCAACATGAACCACTACGGCATACTGGGACGCTACATTCCGGCTTTCGGGCGCATTGTTGGTCAAATGCAGCACGACCTCTATCACATCTACACTGTAGACGAGCACACATTAGCCGTATTACGCAATTTACGCCGACTTACCATAGCCGAACTGGCTCATGAGCATCCACTGGCCAGCCGCCTTATGGCTACCTTTGAACGTCCTGAAGTACTTTACCTTAGCGCGTTATTTCACGACATTGCTAAAGGTCGGGGTGGTGATCACGCTATATTAGGCATGGTAGATGCGCGCAAATTTTGTCACTTGCACCAATTACCACCTGAAGATACAGAACTCATTGTATGGCTGGTAGGTGAGCATCTGAATTTATCGGCTACTGCGCAAAAACAGGATTTGTCAGATCCAGAGGTTATCGCACACTTTACCGCTCACATCCCGGATGAGCGGCATCTTGTCGCATTATATTTACTTACTAACTGCGACATACGTGGCACCAGCCCCAAGGTATGGAATGCATGGAAAGCCAAATTACTGGCTGATTTATTCTACGCCAGCCAGCGCCTGCTACGAGGCGACACCATTACAGGCAACCCTCTATCGAGCACACAACAACAAGCCGCCGATTTATTACGTTTATATGGCTTGCGCCCTCACATTGAAGATCCATTATGGTCACAACTCACCGACACATACTTTCTTCGCCACGATGCAAAAGAAGTTGCCTGGCACACTCGACAACTCTGGCACTGTGTAGACACTAAAACCGCCATAGTACGTGCGCGTTTAAGTCCTTTGGGCGAAGGCATACAGGTCATGATTTACGCGCCAGATGAAGACAGCTTATTTGCTCAAATTTGTGGTTTTTTTGAAGATGTGAACTACACCATTGTTGATGCTAAAATCCACACCGCACGTAATGGCTATGTGTTGGATAGTTTTGTCATCCTAGATAAACATCAGCGCAGCATGCCTTACCGTGACTTTCTCAGTTATATTGAACACGAACTGGCCAAGCGACTGAACGCCAAAACACCATTAAAGCAATCCACTCGTGGGCGCATTAGCCGCCATCTTAAGCACTTCCCCATCATGCCAGAAGTCAGTTTACGCGCTGATGAAAATAACAAATTTTTCCTGCTTAATCTAGTCGCAGGTGACAGACCTGGCCTGCTATTTGCCATTGCCCAAGTGCTATATCAACATCAAGTAAGTGTTTACACAGCTAAAATCAGCACCCTTGGTGAACGCGCCGAAGACACTTTCACCTTGCACAGCAATTCACTAAATCAGATACAGCAACGAATTCGACTGGAAACTGATTTAATGAAAGTTTTAAATATTTAACCAGGCTGCTCAACTCTGCAGCGCCCATCTAAATAAGCCTGGAATTCAACTGCAACTTCCGGATGTTTAAGGGCAAGCTCAACCGTAGCTTTCAGATAACCTAACTTACTGCCGCAGTCATAACGCACGCCTTCAAACGCATAAGCCAAGACCTGCTGCTCTTGCAATAATTGCGCAATCCCATCCGTTAACTGTAACTCGCCACCTGCACCAAAGGGAATGTTTTCCAGATGGTGGAAGATACGCGGTGTCAGAATATAACGACCAACGACGCCCAATGTAGATGGTGCTTCAGCAGGTTTAGGCTTTTCAACTATGGCATCTACCTTACTCAAATTACCAGTCACAGGCTTAGCATCAACAATCCCGTAAGAACTGGTTTCTTCCAGTGCCACTTGCTGCACACCCAAAATAGAACACTGATAATAACTATACAATTCAGTCATTTGCTTCATAGCAGGCACATTAGAATCGATCAAATCATCAGCCAATATCACCGCAAATGGTTCATTATTAACTACTGGTTTGGCACATAAGACGGCGTGACCTAAACCTAACGCCTCTTCTTGACGAATATAAATACAAGTCACACCAGGTGGAATAATGCCACGCACCAACTCCAACAGCTTCTTCTTGTTAGCCGCCTCTAATTTATCCTCTAACTCGTATGCCTTATCAAAATGATCTGGAATTGCCCGTTTACTACGGCCAGTAATAAAGATTAAATCTGTAATTCCCGCAGCAATAGCCTCCTCAACAGCATACTGTATCAATGGCTTATCTACGATAGGTAACATTTCTTTTGGCATCGCCTTAGTTGCAGGCAAGAATCGTGTACCCATACCTGCTACTGGAAACACTGCTTTGGTGACTTTATTCATGCTCATATTTTCCCAATATATTAATCAATTCAGCTTCATCGATGATGGTAACACCTAATTCTTGCGCTTTAATGAATTTACTGCCGGGGTCTGCACCTGCGACAACGTATGTCGTTTTTTTCGATACACTACCAGCTACCTTAGCTCCGATAGCCTCAATTTTTGCTTTTGCCTCGTCACGACTCAAATTAGGCAAAGTCCCTGTAACGACAAAAACACTACCACTTAATGGATTATCAACGACATCCTTGACAGACATAGTATCATGCCAATGTACACCCATGGCAAGTAGCAACTCAATCACAGTACGATTATGTGGTTCACTAAAAAACTGCAAAACAGAATTAGCCACCACTTTACCCACGTCTGGCACACGTATGAGCGTCTCCTCATCCGCAACCATTAATGCGTCCAAATTGCCAAAATAGCGGGCTAAATCTTTAGCCGTCTGCTCACCCACATGACGGATACCCAATGCATAAATAAAACGTGCCAGCGTTGTCTGTTTGCTTTTTTCTATTGCCGCCAATATATTCTGTGCAGATTTTTCCCCCATGCGCTCCAGATTCATCAGGCTTAACAAACCAAGCCGATATAAATCAGCAGGGTGATGCACGATATCTTCATCGACCATTTGGTCTATCAGTTTATCGCCCAGCCCATCAATATCCATCGCTCGACGACTGGAAAAATGCCATAGCGCCTGTTTACGCTGGGCTGGACAATACAGACCGCCAGTACAACGTGCAATCGCCTCATCAGCCAGACGCACAATATGAGAACCACACACGGGGCATGTTGTCGGCATAACAAATTCGCGGACATCGGCTGGGCGACGCGACAAAACCACAGAAACCACTTCAGGAATCACATCTCCCGCACGCCGCACATTAACACTGTCACCTATCCT encodes:
- the rplS gene encoding 50S ribosomal protein L19; amino-acid sequence: MNLIQQLEQEEIARLAKVIPEFAPGDTVIVSVKVKEGTRERLQAYEGVVIAKRNRGLNSAFTVRKISAGEGVERTFQTYSPLIATVEVKRRGDVRRAKLYYLRDRSGKSARIKEKLPARKVKTV
- the trmD gene encoding tRNA (guanosine(37)-N1)-methyltransferase TrmD, producing MPLQIDVVSLFPQMFAAISEFGISSRAFARQHAHLQVWNPRDFTSDNHRTVDDRPYGGGPGMVMLAEPLDAALDAAEARQRECGVEPHVIYLSPQGRTLDHALVMELAARPGLIFLAGRYEGVDQRLLDSRVDEAISIGDYVLSGGELAAMVVIDAIVRQLPGVLGDADSAIQDSFVNGLLDYPHYTRPEVYKGVSVPAVLLGGNHAKIQRWRLQQSLLATQKSRPDLLARRGISQAEIDLLALGQQENTPD
- the rimM gene encoding ribosome maturation factor RimM (Essential for efficient processing of 16S rRNA), with amino-acid sequence MQKSLDNLVIMGRVAIPYGVKGWMKIQTFTENADTLADYAEWYVKRGNDWQLYQVANAKLHTNSLVAELVGVSDRDQALALKGCEIAVPADSLPEPAENEYYWTDLIGLSVVNLRGEAFGEVVQLLEAGAHDVMVVQGVREYLIPFVGKVVQQVDLATKLITVDWELDY
- the rpsP gene encoding 30S ribosomal protein S16, whose product is MVIIRLARGGAKNRPFYNVVVADSRNRRDGRFIERVGFYNPLAKEGVEGLRLSLERVAHWVSQGAQISDAVAKLVKTESAKVAG
- the map gene encoding type I methionyl aminopeptidase, whose product is MSVSIKSPADIEKMRVAGRLGSEVLDFITPYVVPGVTTDQLDKLCHDYMVDVQHTIPAPLNYAPGGHTPYPKSICTSINQQICHGVPGDKQLKDGDIVNIDVTVIKDGWHGDTSRMFYVGEPVAYAKRLCEITYQAMWHGIAMVRPGATLGDIGQTIQKFAEGQGYSVVREFCGHGIGQKFHEEPQVLHYGRAGTGLKLAPGMIFTIEPMINAGKRDIRQLNDGWTIVTKDRSLSAQWEHTVLVTETGYEVLTVSAGTPPTPDFVK
- a CDS encoding [protein-PII] uridylyltransferase: MPATITTLVPKWRKRLIAGRDHIKQLFFKGKHTHAILTLNKQLIDVLLIEIWQTLNLPEKAALIAVGGYGRGELYPYSDVDLLILLDHPAKPAEEQALTQLIGIFWDIGLEVGTSVRTLDECIVAAKDDITILTNLLESRFLAGNHVTFTHFKQQYQQLFDPRSFFEGKLLEQNQRHARYNDSAYQLEPNIKESPGGLRDLHNLRWLAIAAGIGSKWTDLVHAGLLSHTELRQIQNLARFLAELRVRLHYLAGRREDRLLFDFQHSLAGQYQIVSTSTRRASELLMQRYYRNVKALAQLRDILLPNLRACIVASPPNSTPLNPRFNNNNQLLCAVDQSVFERDPSAIFECFLLLEHHHELRGMSAPTLRSLWRASKHINDAFRRNPVHQAQFMEILRSPSGVTRALRNMNHYGILGRYIPAFGRIVGQMQHDLYHIYTVDEHTLAVLRNLRRLTIAELAHEHPLASRLMATFERPEVLYLSALFHDIAKGRGGDHAILGMVDARKFCHLHQLPPEDTELIVWLVGEHLNLSATAQKQDLSDPEVIAHFTAHIPDERHLVALYLLTNCDIRGTSPKVWNAWKAKLLADLFYASQRLLRGDTITGNPLSSTQQQAADLLRLYGLRPHIEDPLWSQLTDTYFLRHDAKEVAWHTRQLWHCVDTKTAIVRARLSPLGEGIQVMIYAPDEDSLFAQICGFFEDVNYTIVDAKIHTARNGYVLDSFVILDKHQRSMPYRDFLSYIEHELAKRLNAKTPLKQSTRGRISRHLKHFPIMPEVSLRADENNKFFLLNLVAGDRPGLLFAIAQVLYQHQVSVYTAKISTLGERAEDTFTLHSNSLNQIQQRIRLETDLMKVLNI
- the galU gene encoding UTP--glucose-1-phosphate uridylyltransferase GalU codes for the protein MNKVTKAVFPVAGMGTRFLPATKAMPKEMLPIVDKPLIQYAVEEAIAAGITDLIFITGRSKRAIPDHFDKAYELEDKLEAANKKKLLELVRGIIPPGVTCIYIRQEEALGLGHAVLCAKPVVNNEPFAVILADDLIDSNVPAMKQMTELYSYYQCSILGVQQVALEETSSYGIVDAKPVTGNLSKVDAIVEKPKPAEAPSTLGVVGRYILTPRIFHHLENIPFGAGGELQLTDGIAQLLQEQQVLAYAFEGVRYDCGSKLGYLKATVELALKHPEVAVEFQAYLDGRCRVEQPG